A single genomic interval of Odontesthes bonariensis isolate fOdoBon6 chromosome 3, fOdoBon6.hap1, whole genome shotgun sequence harbors:
- the dusp7 gene encoding dual specificity protein phosphatase 7 — translation MKINHLCRGSLIVTMMMMSSKSVEWLQDELESGASSLLLLDCRPHELYESSHIESAINLAIPGLMLRRLKKGNLPIRSIIPNNEDKEKFVKRCKTDVVVLYDDAASERQESGLGSSVMGLLLQKLRDDGCKAFYLEGGFNKFQSEYPEHCETNLDCSCPSSSPPASVLGLGGLRISSDCSDGESDREPGSATESEGSPLPTNQPAFPVQILPYLYLGCAKDSTNLDVLSKYNIKYILNVTPNLPNMFEHEGDFKYKQIPISDHWSQNLSQFFPEAISFIDEARSKKCGILVHCLAGISRSVTVTVAYLMQKLNLSLNDAYDFVKRKKSNISPNFNFMGQLLDFERTLGLNSPCDNHSTSPPHDQLFFTTPTNHNVFQLDTLEST, via the exons ATGAAAATTAACCATCTGTGCAGAGGCTCTTTGATCGTGACTATGATGATGATGTCGAGTAAGAGCGTGGAGTGGCTGCAGGACGAGCTGGAGTCCGGGGCcagctctctgctgctgctggactgCAGACCCCACGAGCTGTACGAGTCCTCGCACATCGAGTCGGCCATCAACCTGGCCATCCCGGGCCTCATGCTCCGGAGGCTGAAGAAGGGCAACCTCCCCATCCGCTCCATCATCCCCAACAACGAGGACAAGGAAAAATTTGTCAAGCGGTGCAAGACGGACGTGGTGGTTCTGTACGACGATGCTGCGTCGGAGCGGCAGGAGTCCGGGCTGGGGAGCTCCGTGATGGGGCTGCTCCTGCAGAAGCTGCGGGACGACGGGTGCAAAGCCTTCTACCTGGAGG GGGGCTTCAACAAGTTCCAGTCGGAGTACCCCGAACACTGCGAGACCAATCTGGACTGCTCGTGTCCCAGCAGCTCACCACCAGCCTCCGTCCTCGGCCTGGGAGGACTCCGCATCAGCTCAGACTGTTCGGACGGGGAGTCCGACCGCGAGCCGGGCAGCGCCACGGAGTCTGAGGGCAGCCCACTCCCCACCAACCAGCCAGCGTTCCCTGTCCAGATCCTGCCGTACCTTTACCTGGGCTGTGCCAAAGACTCCACAAACCTGGATGTGCTCAGCAAGTACAACATCAAATACATCCTCAACGTGACACCCAACCTGCCAAACATGTTCGAGCATGAGGGAGACTTCAAGTACAAACAGATCCCCATCTCTGATCACTGGAGCCAGAACCTCTCGCAGTTTTTCCCCGAGGCCATTTCATTTATTG ATGAGGCTCGCTCCAAAAAGTGCGGCATCTTAGTCCACTGTCTAGCTGGGATCAGCCGCTCGGTCACCGTCACCGTGGCCTACCTGATGCAGAAACTCAACCTGTCGCTCAACGACGCCTATGACTTTGTCAAGCGGAAAAAGTCAAACATTTCCCCGAACTTCAACTTCATGGGCCAGCTCCTTGACTTTGAGCGAACACTGGGCCTCAACAGCCCCTGCGACAACCATTCGACCTCGCCGCCGCACGACCAGCTCTTCTTCACCACCCCGACCAATCACAATGTGTTTCAGCTGGACACATTGGAGTCCACATGA